The sequence below is a genomic window from Carassius gibelio isolate Cgi1373 ecotype wild population from Czech Republic chromosome A17, carGib1.2-hapl.c, whole genome shotgun sequence.
TTGAGCTGCAAGCGTGCCAAATCCTGTCCTGTATAGTGCACAACACACCCCATCCCTTCATCATTTCATTACAAGAGTGTTATTAAAATCCACTTAAAGGCACGCACAGCTTTGCTCTATGGAAAGTATGCAACAGGCCAACAGGCCCCTGAAAGTCTGACCCTCAACATCTGCTTTAAGTCTGGTTAAAATATACACGGCCTGTTACAATTGGTCAATGTGCTGGCCTAACGCCTTGTATACCAGGGCAGATGGACAATTTTCTCTTTTACCATATGTCTTATGCAAGTGAGCTGATTATTCACTTTCAATTACCTTTGCTCAGGTGCAGGAGACATGTTTGAGATTGATTTGAGGCTTCCCTTTCATGCCAAGCTTGTcagtaaacaacaaaacacactcaACACTATGATCTGTAGCCTAGAATATTGGAGCTGTCATAATGTCAGCATGGCAAATATATGGGTCACATGGCATGGAACCTGTGCAGACCCTGTTGAAAGAAAAATTAGTTTGAAGCAGCCTGGCTTACTGGTCTTGGCTGGTTTAAGTGTGTTTAGCTGGGTCAGCAGGTGGAAAATGTCCAAAACCTCCCTAAGCCAGTATGACCAGGACTAAACTAGACCAGCTCAGTCTGGCctaagaagcttttttttttttttttttgagagggaATATGAAATCAGCAACACACATTCATGCATCATCTACAGAAACAAGAAACTtgagtcaaaagaaaaaaaagagactacTTAAACATTCACGAAGGTTTCACAAAGCAGTTAATAAATGAAGCAATAAATAAGCAGTAAAACATTTGCCAAACAGAATATTATAATCATTATCATTCACACTGACTCTCAGTAATCAGGCTTTGAGGCTgaaatataaagagagagagagacctgtgAAGTGAAAGATAGATACAAAGATGGAGAAGACGAGAAGATGAGAAGAAAATATGAGGAGTTTCTTTTTGATGACATCCTCCATCTGCTGCTATTTGCACACAATGCCTCTGATATCACGGTGACATCACAATGATGTCAAACAGCAAAATACTTTGCATTAAGCATGCCGCTCCATCAGACACATACAATTCAAAACATATTACATGCATTACATTCCCGTTCTGACAGGGCACTATACTAACACAAATGAAAATCAGTTTCTTCTTAACAGTAATCTTTTAGGAGTGACCCGTCAGGAAAGGAACCTAAATCCAATAAAAAATAGTGTAAATAAGACTATTACTTACAAGATTTCATCGTTTTGGAACTCCAGAACACCGTGGGTGTCTTCAAAGTCCTCTCCCCCTCCATGTGCAGTTCCCTCAATGGTTTTATATGGCAGTGACACCACTCCACGGGCCCCAGACGTACGCAGGACCTTCACTTCCATGACACCCACACTCTCACTAACATGGGTGACTGGCTCTTCAAATGTGAAGATTCCAGCATGGTCATCATCAAAGATGGTAACTGTTGCTGTGGAGGGCACACCGAGCGTAGCGATGGTTTCCATGTGACTGGCTTTAGTGGTATCTGGCTCATCACCCTCATGAAGCACACGGACATTGCTGAGGTGGATGAGGAAGTTCTCGTCTTCTTCAAAGATGTCATCGTCAATAATTCCAACTCTGATCTCCTTTTGTGTCTCGCCTGGTTTGAAAACGATAGTGCCTTCTGTAAATTCATAATCTGAGCCGGCATTTGCGGTCCCATCTTCTGTGCGGAATTCCACCGACACGGTCTGGTTGACATCACCTCCACGTCGAATTACGTTCACCGCCGTGGTTCCACAGTTTTCTAGGCACTGATAAGAGCCAGGGTCAAAAAAGATCTTAGAAATCGGGTCATTTTCTCCAGTGTCACTGCGCACCTCATGCATGCTCACTGCTTTGCGGGCTTGGTCTGCCGCATGCTTCTTCAGAATGTTACCTGCTCCGGTCATTAACCGGGTCGCTTGGCATCGGTAGAATGCACGGCTCTTCTGCTGCTGGCTGAGCACCTGGTAATTAGCGAGTTCAATCAACTGCTCCATCTCTTTATCGGGATGTTTCTGCTTCAGTTCCTTCAGAATCTTCGCCATTTCACGTCTAGCTTCATCCTCATCTAGGTTTTTGTCCTCCAGTTCCAAAGCCAGAGTTCCATCCAAGAAGTCCACTGCATGAGAGTTGAGCATCTTTCCGTCCATCTCAATATCCACCTTGGATGGCAGAGGACGGTCCCCTTCCATTTCGATGATCATGCCACGGTGCTTGCCAGCTCGGTAACGCTTGTAAACATACTTGTAAAACAGGAGGCGGCGGTCAGCGATCCAAGCAAAGACCACGCAAATAGGAAAGAAGAAAAGAGTGAGAAGACTCTCCCACAACTGGACGACGCCTGGCGAGATAACAGCCAAGATCAGGTAGAGCCACAAGTAGGCGAAGATGCTCCAAGTGGCAGTGACAAAGAAAACACGCAGGTGTTTCACTTTACGATGCTCGCCATCGGGCACCACGTAGACGCAGATTCCTATAATGACGAACATGTTAAAAGCTGCACTGCCTACGATGGTAGAGGGTCCGAGGTCACCAGCTTCAAAGTTATGGCCGCACACTTCAATGACTGAGAGCAGAATTTCAGGAGCAGAAGACCCCAGAGCCATGAGAGTGAGGTTGGACACAGTTTCGTTCCAGAGGCGTACAGTCGTAGTGGTCGTTTCACCATTTGGTTTCTTAATGGTGATCTCCTTCTCCTGAGAGGTGATGACCTCAATGGATGCCATGAAACGGTCAGCAATAATCGAAACTCCCAGAAACATGTAAACCATTGCCACAAAGTAAACGGTGGCCCGGGCTACCTTGTCCCCAAACGAAGGGTTTGGGGGCTCCCACACTGGAAGGATTACTCCTGAGAGACATGTAACTGTCCCACCACAATTTAAAGACTT
It includes:
- the LOC127933261 gene encoding sodium/calcium exchanger 1 isoform X1, coding for MRHRENSPRLFLSFRCLVIIVIMLYKVHHVTAEHAPDHSQDHSSPANKSLNCGGTVTCLSGVILPVWEPPNPSFGDKVARATVYFVAMVYMFLGVSIIADRFMASIEVITSQEKEITIKKPNGETTTTTVRLWNETVSNLTLMALGSSAPEILLSVIEVCGHNFEAGDLGPSTIVGSAAFNMFVIIGICVYVVPDGEHRKVKHLRVFFVTATWSIFAYLWLYLILAVISPGVVQLWESLLTLFFFPICVVFAWIADRRLLFYKYVYKRYRAGKHRGMIIEMEGDRPLPSKVDIEMDGKMLNSHAVDFLDGTLALELEDKNLDEDEARREMAKILKELKQKHPDKEMEQLIELANYQVLSQQQKSRAFYRCQATRLMTGAGNILKKHAADQARKAVSMHEVRSDTGENDPISKIFFDPGSYQCLENCGTTAVNVIRRGGDVNQTVSVEFRTEDGTANAGSDYEFTEGTIVFKPGETQKEIRVGIIDDDIFEEDENFLIHLSNVRVLHEGDEPDTTKASHMETIATLGVPSTATVTIFDDDHAGIFTFEEPVTHVSESVGVMEVKVLRTSGARGVVSLPYKTIEGTAHGGGEDFEDTHGVLEFQNDEILKTISVRVLNREEYNKQCSFFIELQTPIWRRRGWTVYREEEKEPVQEEEEPLTGEEEQRIADMGKPMLGEHPKLEVVIEESYEFKNTVDKLIKKTNLALLVGTNSWRDQFIEAITVSAGEDDDDEECGEEKLPSCFDYVMHFLTVFWKVLFAFVPPTDYWNGWACFVVSIIMIGVLTAFIGDLASHFGCTVGLKDSVTAVVFVALGTSVPDTFASKVAAIQDQYADASIGNVTGSNAVNVFLGIGVAWSIAAIYHNSKGHDFKVDPGSLAFSVTLFTIFAFICVAVLMYRRRPDIGGELGGPRTAKVLTTMLFVSLWLLYILFSSLEAYCHIKGF
- the LOC127933261 gene encoding sodium/calcium exchanger 1 isoform X2 encodes the protein MRHRENSPRLFLSFRCLVIIVIMLYKVHHVTAEHAPDHSQDHSSPANKSLNCGGTVTCLSGVILPVWEPPNPSFGDKVARATVYFVAMVYMFLGVSIIADRFMASIEVITSQEKEITIKKPNGETTTTTVRLWNETVSNLTLMALGSSAPEILLSVIEVCGHNFEAGDLGPSTIVGSAAFNMFVIIGICVYVVPDGEHRKVKHLRVFFVTATWSIFAYLWLYLILAVISPGVVQLWESLLTLFFFPICVVFAWIADRRLLFYKYVYKRYRAGKHRGMIIEMEGDRPLPSKVDIEMDGKMLNSHAVDFLDGTLALELEDKNLDEDEARREMAKILKELKQKHPDKEMEQLIELANYQVLSQQQKSRAFYRCQATRLMTGAGNILKKHAADQARKAVSMHEVRSDTGENDPISKIFFDPGSYQCLENCGTTAVNVIRRGGDVNQTVSVEFRTEDGTANAGSDYEFTEGTIVFKPGETQKEIRVGIIDDDIFEEDENFLIHLSNVRVLHEGDEPDTTKASHMETIATLGVPSTATVTIFDDDHAGIFTFEEPVTHVSESVGVMEVKVLRTSGARGVVSLPYKTIEGTAHGGGEDFEDTHGVLEFQNDEIFKTIKVRIIDDEEYEKNKSFFLEIGEPQLVETNEKREEEKEPVQEEEEPLTGEEEQRIADMGKPMLGEHPKLEVVIEESYEFKNTVDKLIKKTNLALLVGTNSWRDQFIEAITVSAGEDDDDEECGEEKLPSCFDYVMHFLTVFWKVLFAFVPPTDYWNGWACFVVSIIMIGVLTAFIGDLASHFGCTVGLKDSVTAVVFVALGTSVPDTFASKVAAIQDQYADASIGNVTGSNAVNVFLGIGVAWSIAAIYHNSKGHDFKVDPGSLAFSVTLFTIFAFICVAVLMYRRRPDIGGELGGPRTAKVLTTMLFVSLWLLYILFSSLEAYCHIKGF